CCATCTGACACGGTGTAAGCCAAACACACTCAAGGCCAACCTTGGACGACTTGAGCGAGCTCGATAATCCAGACCACGATCTGCAGGCCGGAACAGCCCGAAGCCGTCTCGTCGTATCCTGGTCAAGACAATGCTGACCAACATGATCCTTGTCGCCGCCACCATGACCCAGACCAAGATCGACGACCTCGCCTGGCTGGCCGGAGAGTGGCAGTTCGAGCGCAGCGGCCGCCTTGTCACCGAGCATTGGTCCAAGCCCGCCGGCGGAACCATGATCGGCTATTCCCGCACCGTCCGCGACGGAAAGACCACCGAGTACGAGTTCCTGATCGTCCGTGCCGACAAAGCGGGAGTCCTCGAGTACGTCGCCAAACCGTCAGGCCAAGCTGAAGCGGTCTTCAAACTCATCAAGGCCGACAAGCAAAGCGTCGTCTTTGAGAACAAAGGCCACGACTTCCCTCAGCGTATCCTCTACACCCTGAAAGGCGACGACCTCACCGCTGCGATCGAGGGCAATGTCAACGGCCAAGGACGTCGCGTCGAGTTCCCCTACCAGCGGGTCAAGTGACGCCACTGCCGGTACTATCGGAGTAGGGACAAGAGTAATGAGCTTCGGCCACGCCCCGGCATGCGACATCCGGCTGAACACGGCCCTGACCCCCGATCAGCGTGACCTCTTCCAGGACAGCCGGGTCGTCCGGCGCGTCCTTGCCGAAGCCAAGACCATCGCCGTCGTCGGCCTCAGCACCGACCGGACCAAAGCCAGCAACATGGTCGCCAGTTATCTACAGGACGAGGGCTACCGGGTGGTCCCCGTCCACCCCAAAGCCGAGGAAATCCTGGGCGAAAAGGCGTACCCCAATCTCCGTGCGGTGCCTTTCCCCGTCGACGTCGTCGACATCTTCCGTCCGAACACCGAAGTCGCCGGGATCGTCGACGACGCGATCGCCATCGGGGCCAAGGCGGTCTGGATGCAGCTTCGTCTCTACGACTTGGACGCGGCCGCCAAGGCCCAGGCAGCGGGCCTGATGGTGGTGGCCGACCGTTGCATCAAGATGGAGCACGGGCGTTACTCCGGGGCGTTGCACTGGGCCGGGATGAACACCGAGGTCGTCACCGCGCAACGGGAGCGACGGCGTCGGTAGCAGGCAAGGCGACCTTTACGCCATCAAATCCTTCACCACGTGGCCATGCACGTCGGTCAGGCGCATGTCGCGGCCCTGATAGCGATAACCCAGCTTCTTGTGGTCGACCCCCAACAGCCAGAGTAGCGTCGCGTTCAGGTCGTGGACATGGACGGCCCCGTCGGTGAACTCGTCCATCGTCGGCTCCATCGGAGAGCCGTCCGCGGCGACGATGTTGTAGCCGAAGTCGTCCGTTTGGCCGTACGTCGTGCCGCTCTTCACCCCTCCCCCCGCCATGAAGACGGTGAAGCAGCGCGGGTGATGGTCGCGCCCGAACGTGTTGGGATCCAGGGGCCCTTGTGAGTAGCTCGTCCGCCCAAACTCGCCGCCCCAGACGATCAACGTCTCGTCGAGCATGCCCAGGCGTTTGAGGTCCTTGACCAAGGCCGCGGTCGGCTGGTCCGTGTCCTTGCATTGCTGGGTGATCCCCGCCTTGAGCCCGCCGTGCTGGTCCCAGCCTTGGTGATAGAGCTGGATAAACCGCACCCCCTTCTGGGCGAGGCGCCGGGCGAGCAGGCAGTTCGCGGCAAAGGTGCCGGGCTTCTTGCTGTCCGGCCCGTAGAGTTCAAAGACTTCGGCGGGCTCCTTGCTCAGGTCGGTGACTTCGGGGACACTCGTCTGCATCCGGTAGGCCAGTTCGTACTGGGCGATCCGGCTCTCGATCTCGGGGTCGAGCTCCTTCTCGAACTGGAGCCGGTTGAGTTCTCCCAGCCGGTCCAACATCGCCCGACGCCCACTCTCACAGATTCCGTCCGGGTTGCTCAGGTAGAGCACCGGGTCGCCCCCGGAGCGGAACCGCACGCCCTGGTACCGGGAGTCGAGGAACCCGCTCCCCCACAACCGCGCGTAGAGCGGCTGGTCACCCTTGCCCACACTGGCCAGCACGACGAAGGCGGGCAAGTCTTCGTTCATCGAGCCGAGCCCATAGCTGAGCCATGCCCCGAAGCTGGGCCGGCCCGCGATCTGGCTTCCGGTCTGCATGAAGGTGATCGCCGGGTCGTGGTTGATCGCCTCGGTAAACATGGACTTGACAAAGCAGAGTTCGTCGGCGACGTCCTTCAAGTGGGGGAACAGTTCGCTCATCCAGGCACCGCTCTGGCCGTGCTGGGCGAACTCAAATGGCGACCCGGCCAAAGGGATGCTGGACTGGTTCGCGCTCATCGCGGTCAGACGTTGCCCCTTGCGCACGCTTTCGGGAAGTTGCTGGCCGTGCATCTCTCGGAGCTTGGGCTTGTAGTCGAAGAGGTCTTGCTGGGCGGGGCCGCCGGCCTGGAACAGGTAGATGATCCGCTTGGCCTTGGCGGCATGGTGCAGTCCCTTCACCTGGCTGCCGTCGGCCCAGACCATTTCAGGAAGGAGGGCAGACAAAGCCATGACCCCGACGCCCTGGGCCGCCCGCCCAAAGAACTGCCGCCGGGTCAGGCGCATCATGCGCTCGGTGATCATCATCGGGTCGTTCATCGCTTCCACACCACCGCGTCCGAATTGAGGACGGCCTGGCAGACCACCGTCATCGCGGCCAAGTCGGTCCGGTCAAGGCCAGGGTCAGGCTTCCTCTCGCCCTGGGCCAACAACTTGTCCACGTCCGCCTTGTCAGCGGTGAAGACGGCCCGCTGCTCTTCGAACACTTTGAGGAGCACCGCCGACTCCCGCGGCCCCGGCTCCCGGCCCGCCAACCTTCGGAACGCCACCGCCACCCTCTCGGCCGGACCCTTACCTTCCTTCATCGCCAGTTCGGCCAGGACTCGGGCCGCCTCGACGAACTGGACGTCGTTGAGGAGGACGAGGGCCTGCATCGGCGAGCTTGTGTTGGGGCGGCGCACGACGCACGACTCCCGCGAACCGCCGTCAAAGACCAGCATGCTGGGTACCGGCGTCGTCCGCTTGACCGTCGAATAGAGGCTCCGCCGGTACAAGTCCGCTCCCTTGCTTTGGACAAAGGCTTGGGTCATGGTGTTGTTTTCTGTCCAAATGCCCGCCGGTTGGTACGGGTTCACCGGCGGCCCGCCCATCTTTCCGTTCAGGAGCCCGGCCGCCGAAAGGGCGGTGTCCCGCATCATTTCGGCGGTCAGGCGTTGGCTGGGCCCGTGCCAAAGCAGGCGGTTCTGAGGGTCTGCCTCGGCGCCTGCCGGGTTCCGCTTCGAGTCCTGCCGATAGGTCGCCGACGTCACGATCTCTTTCACGAGGGCCTTCACGTTCCAATCGGAGTCCATGAACCGGCGGGCTAAATAGTCCAAGAGTTCCGGATGGGTCGGCACCGTCCCTTGCACGCCGAAGTTCTCGCTGGACTCCACAAGCCCCACACCAAAGAGCATCTGCCAGACCCGGTTGACAAAGACCCGCGCCGTCAGCGGGTTGTCCTTGCGTGTCGCCCACCTGGCCAAGGCCAGCCGGTCGTTGTCACCTTGTGCCCTCAAGGGCGGGAAGACCTTGGGGGTGTCGCGGACGACGCGGTCCTTCTCCGTCACGGGTGCGTCGTACATGCCGTGGAACAGCACGTAGGTCGGCTTAGGCCGCTTGGCCTCGTGCATCACCTCGACCTCCAAGACGCCGTCCTCCACCGCCGTCAGCTTCACCTGGGCCTCGCGCAGGTGCTTGAGGGCTGTCTGTACGGCCGGATCGCCCCAGGCCGGGCCGGGTGCGGCGGCGACATAGCGGACCTCCGCCACCTCTCCACCTTTCCATCCTGCGTCACGAAACCTTTGGCCGATCGACCAGTCGCCCCCTGAGGGGCCCAGGTCGCCATAGGCGGAGACCTTTTTCCACAGTCGGCTGGCCAAAACTTCGACTTTTGCTTCCTTGCCGCCGACATAGATTTTCAGGCCGTCGACCGACCCACTGCCGTCGTACGACCATCCCACCTTGGACCACTCGTCTTTGGGCAGTTGTCCCACCGTCCGGACCGCGAGGGCGTTGCCCGGCCAAGAGCGCATCACCCGGGCGGTCAGATGGCCGTCGTCCAGCAGGAGGTCCATGCCGCAAAAGCCCACGTCGGTCCCCCCCGTGCGGTGCAAAAGGACGACCTGGCCCTTGTCCCGCGAGTCTCGCACCGCCATCTCCCACGTGAACGCGTCGTACCTCTCCTTGGCCGGAAGTCCACGGAACACCACCCCGTCGTCGCCCCCCGTCCGGACGGCCTTGACCTTCCGTCCGTCGACGACCGCGTCCACCAGACTCGGCGTGCCGACCAACTGGGCGTAGACGTCCTTGTTCGCCCCGGTGCTCGGCGCGAACTTGCCGCCTTCTTGCTTCTCGAACTGGAAGGAGTAGGAAGCGGGAGCCGGACCGCCGTCCGCCACGGCGGCCTTCCGTGCCCGGGCCAGTTCATGCTTGGCCTTGTCGGACTCGGCCCTCAGTCGGGCGATCTCCGCTGCCTGCTCTTTGGTGGGCAAGAGCAAGGAGGGGGGCGGGACGATCTCACTGCTGAGGAGCAGGCCGAACTCGTCGATCGAGTTGAAGTAGCTGTACAGCTGATAGAACTCGCGTTGGGAGATCGGGTCGTACTTGTGGTCGTGACAACGGGCACAGCCGACAGTGAGCCCCAGCACGGCGGTACCGAACGTCTCCACCCTGTCCACGGCGTAGGCGTTCTTGAAGTCGGCGGGGATCGACCCACCTTCGTTGGACTGCCGGTGCAGCCGGTTGAACGCCGTCGCCAGTTTGTCGTCAGTGGTCGATCCGGGCAAAAGGTCGCCGGCCAGTTGCTTGGTGACGAACTGGTCGTACGGCATGTTCTGGTTGAACGCCCTGACAACCCAGTCCCGGTACGGCCAGAACGGCGCCAAAAGGTCACTCTGGTAGCCGTAGCTGTCGCTATAGCGGGCGGCGTCGAGCCACTCGACCGCCATCCTTTCCCCAAACGCCGGCGAGGCAAGGAGCTCGTCGACATAGGCTGAGTACGTGCTGCCTGGCTTTCTCGGCATGGCCGCCGGAGGAAGGCCGGTCAAGTCGAGGGCGACGCGCCGGTTGATCCGCTCAGGGGCCGCCTCGGCCGTCGGCTTCAGCCCGTCAGCCTGCAACTTGGCAAAGACGAAGCGGTCGATGTCGTTCCGCGCCCAGCCGTCGCCGGCGTGGGGCACCGGAACCGTCTTGGGCACGGGGATGAAAGCCCAGTGCGACGCATACTTCGCCCCTTCCGCGATCCACCGGCGCAACACGGCCGCCTCGGCGGGGGTCACGGCCTTCCCGGTCGCGGCCGGTGGCATCGGCGAGTCCTTGCTCGTCACCCGCCTCAACATCAGGCTCTCGTCGGGCTTGCCCGGGACGACGGCGTGTCCGTCCCCCAGGTCGGCGGTCGCCCCGGCGAAGGTGTCGAGCCGGAGCCCCGCCTGGCGAGACGAGGCGTCGGGGCCGTGGCACAGGAAGCATTTTTCCGACAGGATCGGCAGGACGTCCCGGCTGAAGTCGACCTGGGCAGGTCCGGGGGCTGAGCCCGGGGTGGCCGCCGCCGCCGCGAACCACACAAGACCAGCGACCAAGGCTGCCGGGCCGACGCGCATAAAGCCAGGTTACCGCCGGTGGCTTGAATTCAACGCTGGCGATAGACAAAACTCAGGTTTATGACCGGCCCACGGCCACGCCTGACCCCCGGCGAAGTCGCCCAGTACAACGAGGACGGCTACCTGGTGTTCCGCCGTCCCGTGCTCGCGCCGGACAGGTTCGAGGCCCTGCGTCAATACTTCGACAAGATCTTGGGCGAACTGGACGCCGACGAGCGGCCCGAGTCGATGGACGTGCCCCATTTCATGTACCCCGACCTCTTCGCCTGGGCGTTCGACGACGACGTCCTCGACCTCGTGGAGCCGATCCTCGGCCCTGACCTGGCTCTCTTCTCGACCCACTTCATCTGCAAGCCCAAGGGCAACGGCAAGCGGGTGCCCTGGCACGAGGACAGCTTCTACTGGAAGGGGCAGATCGAGCCTATGGAGGTCTGCACGGTCTGGCTGGCCCTGGACCCCAGCACGACGGAAAACGGGTGCATGTACGTCATCCCGCGCACCCACACCACCGGCAAGAAGGGCTTCAGTGACTACGACCCCGTCGACCTGGCCCACAACGTCTTCAACTCGGAGATCAAGGCGGTGCAGCGCGACGACAGCGCCAAAGTCGCCATCGAAATTGAGCCCAACCAATGCTCTCTCCATGACGGACGCATCATCCACGGGAGCGAGGCCAACCTCTCCGACAAACGACGCTGCGGCTGGACGCTCAGGTTCACCAGCACGGCGGTCAAGTTTCACGACGAGAACTTCCACGGTGCCCACCAGGTCTATCTCGCGAAGGGCGTGGACCGGGGCGGGAACACCTATGCCGACCCCGGCAAGCGGTATCCGGAAGTGATGAAGGCCCGCGGGGCGGTCAGCCGGTACCGTAATGCCCACTGAAATTGAGATTCGGCTGACCGAGAGCCCAGTGATGACTACCGCACCTCACACAATCACCCCCGGCCGTGTCCGGACATCCAAAGGGGTCCGCCTGTGCTGATGTGCCTGCTCGGGTCGCCTTGGGCCGGCCCTCCGACGACGCCCGGCGCCGTCGTGTACAAGGGCACCCATGGACCGGGGAAAGGCAAGCACGTCGTCCTCCTTGCCGGCGACGAAGAGTACCGGTCCGAGGAGGCCCTGCCCCAGTTGGCCAAGATCCTCGCCGTCCGCCACGGCTTCACGTGCACCGTCGTCTTTCCGATGGCCCCGGACGGAACGGTCGACCCGACCGTCCAGACCAACGAACCCGGGGTCACCGCCCTTCGCGACGCCGACTTGTGCGTCATGCTCATGCGCTTCCGTCACTGGCCCGCGAGCCAGACAAAGTCGTTCGCCGACTACCTCGACACAAAAAAGCCGGTCCTCGCGTTGCGCACCAGCACCCATGCGTTCGACTATTCACGCGACCGGCAGGACGCCTACGCCAAGCTGAGTTGGGACGACCATGGCGGGTTTGGCCGCCAGGTCCTGGGCGAGACATGGGTCAGCCACTGGGGGGTCCACGGCGTCCAGGGCACCCGGGCCCTGCCCGAGGAAGGCCGGTCCGGACACCCCCTCCTCCGTGGGGTCGGCACCATCTTTGTCACCACCGACGTCTACGAGGCACATCCGCCCGCCGACGCGGAGGTCGTCTTGCGCGGACAGGTCGTCGCAGGCCTCAAGGCCACCGACCCTCCCGCGACGGGCAAGCGCAAGAACGCACTCCAAGTGGAGCAAGGGATCAACGGCCCGATGATGCCGGTCTTGTGGACCCGGATGAGGGGGGCGGGCCATACCGTCACGACCACGATGGGCGCCGCGACCGACCTGCTCGACGAAGGTCTGCGCCGGTTGCTGGTCAACAGCGTCTATTGGCAACTCGGCCTTCCCGTCCCGGCCAAGGCCGACGTGGACTTGGTCGGCGACTACCGGCCAAGCCCGTTCGGTTTCGGCAAGCACAAGCGGGGCGTCAAGCCGGCCGACCTCGCGCTCCCGCCGGACGGCGGAACGACAAGTTGACGCGCATTGGAGGCATGGCCCGAGCATCGGGCGGACGGTTCACCTCATAATGAACCGACCAGCGACGAAGCTAGTTGCTTTGCGAAGCGGAGTGTAAAACCATCACCATGAGCGAACAATCGACCCCCAAGACTTCTCGCCGGAGCTTCCTCCAGGCGACCGGTGGACTCGCTGCCAGCGCCGCGTTGACCAAGTTCGACCTTCCCGGCGTCCACATGTCCAACGACGACGCCATTCAAGTCGCCCTGGTCGGATGCGGCGGACGAGGCAGCGGCGCGGCGGTGAACGCGATGGCGACCAAGTCGGGGACGTGCAAGCTCGTCGCCATGGCCGACGTCTTCAAAGACCGCCAGGATGACTCCTACCGGAACGTCAAGCAGGCCGCCGAGCACATGCCGGACAGGTTTGCGGTCACCGAGGACAAGAAGTTCCTCGGATTCGACGCTTACAAGAAGGCGATGGACTGCCTCCGGCCGGGAGACATCGTCATCCTCACCACCCCGCCCGCCTTCCGCTGGGTGCACTTCACCTACGCGCTCTCCAAGAAGCTCAACATCTTCATGGAGAAGCCGGTCTGCGTCGACGGGCCGTCGGCCAAGCGCATGCTCAACCTTAACGAGCAGGCCAAGGCCGCGGGCACCAAGATCGGCGTCGGGCTGATGTCGCGCCACAGCGTGGGTATGAACGAGTTGTACAAGCGCATCCGCGACGGGGAGATCGGCGACATCACCTACATGCGCGGTTATCGCATGCACGACCCCGCCGCCTCCTCGCAGTCGACGTTCAAGTTGAAGCCCGAGGGCATGAGCCACCTGGAGTTTCAGATCCGCCGGTTCCACAGCTTCCTGTGGTGTAGTGGCGGCTGTTTCAACGACTTCTACATCCACTTGATCGACCAAATGTGTTGGATGAAGGACGCCTGGCCGGTCAAGGCCTATGCCCTCGGTGGACGGCACTACAAGACGGCCCCGGACGGGTCGCCGTTCGTCGACCAGAACTTCGACACCTATGCCATCGAGTACAGCTTTGCCGACGGCACCCGGATGCAGTTCGACGGACGCTGCATGAACGGCGCCCAGGTGATCTACTCGAGCAACGTCCAGGGCACCAAAGGCGTCGCGATCGCCTCGCGGGCCGGAGACTGCGGCGGGCCTCAGGCCACCTACCGGGGCTTCAACACCACCCGCGACCGCGAGATCTGGCGGTCGAAGGACAACAGCAACCCCTATCAAAACGAGTGGGAGTCCCTGGTGGCCGCCATTAAGGCGAACAAACCCTACAACGAGGTCGACTACGGGGTCAAGGCGTCGCTCGTCAGCAGCCTGGGCCGCATGGCCGCCCACACGGGTCAGGAGGTCAGCTACGACGACATCCTGAACGGCACGTTTGAGATGGGGCCCAACGTCGACAAGCTCACCTACGAGTCCGACGCGCCCGTGATGCCTGGTGCCGACGGGATGTACCCGCAGCCCGAGCCAGGCCGGAAAACGACGGAGTACTGACGCCCAGCCCGGCATGAAGATCACTGCCATCAGGGCGTACCAAGTCGACCTGCCCCTCCACGAAGGGACGTACAAATGGTCGGGCGGCAAGTCGGTCTCCGTCTTCGACAGCACCGTTGTCGAGGTCGAGACCGGCGAGGCGTCTTTGTCTCAATTTTATTGACCAGTGCACCATGTCCAGAGGTAACTTGCGCCTAGCAAGGGGAAGCGACTGGTGACTAAATCACTCATTGGCCTCGTAGTCCGTTCGTTTGTTAGCCTGTATGTCCCTGCCCTTGTCCTGGCAGGGATCGGGATCAAGATCGAGGACATCTCGACGGTGCTTCCGCATGCCACACTGGGGACCCTGATCCGGTTGCCGGCCTTTGCCGTCGCAAACTACTACCTCAAGGACCCTAAGAAACGAGCTGCTGTCTCAGTGCTGGCCGTGGTTGCCTCACATTTGCTCGTCAGCATCGGTCAGGCGTTGAACAGCGGAAAGCTCCTTGATGCACTTGCCCAGCAAGGCTGGCTGCCCTACTTGGGCACCACCGCCGTCGCACTCATCGTGGCTGTGCCTGCCGCCACGATTTATCTTGTTTG
This is a stretch of genomic DNA from Fimbriimonadaceae bacterium. It encodes these proteins:
- a CDS encoding phytanoyl-CoA dioxygenase family protein; translation: MTGPRPRLTPGEVAQYNEDGYLVFRRPVLAPDRFEALRQYFDKILGELDADERPESMDVPHFMYPDLFAWAFDDDVLDLVEPILGPDLALFSTHFICKPKGNGKRVPWHEDSFYWKGQIEPMEVCTVWLALDPSTTENGCMYVIPRTHTTGKKGFSDYDPVDLAHNVFNSEIKAVQRDDSAKVAIEIEPNQCSLHDGRIIHGSEANLSDKRRCGWTLRFTSTAVKFHDENFHGAHQVYLAKGVDRGGNTYADPGKRYPEVMKARGAVSRYRNAH
- a CDS encoding CoA-binding protein; this encodes MSFGHAPACDIRLNTALTPDQRDLFQDSRVVRRVLAEAKTIAVVGLSTDRTKASNMVASYLQDEGYRVVPVHPKAEEILGEKAYPNLRAVPFPVDVVDIFRPNTEVAGIVDDAIAIGAKAVWMQLRLYDLDAAAKAQAAGLMVVADRCIKMEHGRYSGALHWAGMNTEVVTAQRERRRR
- a CDS encoding Gfo/Idh/MocA family oxidoreductase, with protein sequence MSEQSTPKTSRRSFLQATGGLAASAALTKFDLPGVHMSNDDAIQVALVGCGGRGSGAAVNAMATKSGTCKLVAMADVFKDRQDDSYRNVKQAAEHMPDRFAVTEDKKFLGFDAYKKAMDCLRPGDIVILTTPPAFRWVHFTYALSKKLNIFMEKPVCVDGPSAKRMLNLNEQAKAAGTKIGVGLMSRHSVGMNELYKRIRDGEIGDITYMRGYRMHDPAASSQSTFKLKPEGMSHLEFQIRRFHSFLWCSGGCFNDFYIHLIDQMCWMKDAWPVKAYALGGRHYKTAPDGSPFVDQNFDTYAIEYSFADGTRMQFDGRCMNGAQVIYSSNVQGTKGVAIASRAGDCGGPQATYRGFNTTRDREIWRSKDNSNPYQNEWESLVAAIKANKPYNEVDYGVKASLVSSLGRMAAHTGQEVSYDDILNGTFEMGPNVDKLTYESDAPVMPGADGMYPQPEPGRKTTEY
- a CDS encoding DUF1553 domain-containing protein; the encoded protein is MRVGPAALVAGLVWFAAAAATPGSAPGPAQVDFSRDVLPILSEKCFLCHGPDASSRQAGLRLDTFAGATADLGDGHAVVPGKPDESLMLRRVTSKDSPMPPAATGKAVTPAEAAVLRRWIAEGAKYASHWAFIPVPKTVPVPHAGDGWARNDIDRFVFAKLQADGLKPTAEAAPERINRRVALDLTGLPPAAMPRKPGSTYSAYVDELLASPAFGERMAVEWLDAARYSDSYGYQSDLLAPFWPYRDWVVRAFNQNMPYDQFVTKQLAGDLLPGSTTDDKLATAFNRLHRQSNEGGSIPADFKNAYAVDRVETFGTAVLGLTVGCARCHDHKYDPISQREFYQLYSYFNSIDEFGLLLSSEIVPPPSLLLPTKEQAAEIARLRAESDKAKHELARARKAAVADGGPAPASYSFQFEKQEGGKFAPSTGANKDVYAQLVGTPSLVDAVVDGRKVKAVRTGGDDGVVFRGLPAKERYDAFTWEMAVRDSRDKGQVVLLHRTGGTDVGFCGMDLLLDDGHLTARVMRSWPGNALAVRTVGQLPKDEWSKVGWSYDGSGSVDGLKIYVGGKEAKVEVLASRLWKKVSAYGDLGPSGGDWSIGQRFRDAGWKGGEVAEVRYVAAAPGPAWGDPAVQTALKHLREAQVKLTAVEDGVLEVEVMHEAKRPKPTYVLFHGMYDAPVTEKDRVVRDTPKVFPPLRAQGDNDRLALARWATRKDNPLTARVFVNRVWQMLFGVGLVESSENFGVQGTVPTHPELLDYLARRFMDSDWNVKALVKEIVTSATYRQDSKRNPAGAEADPQNRLLWHGPSQRLTAEMMRDTALSAAGLLNGKMGGPPVNPYQPAGIWTENNTMTQAFVQSKGADLYRRSLYSTVKRTTPVPSMLVFDGGSRESCVVRRPNTSSPMQALVLLNDVQFVEAARVLAELAMKEGKGPAERVAVAFRRLAGREPGPRESAVLLKVFEEQRAVFTADKADVDKLLAQGERKPDPGLDRTDLAAMTVVCQAVLNSDAVVWKR
- a CDS encoding DUF1501 domain-containing protein, yielding MNDPMMITERMMRLTRRQFFGRAAQGVGVMALSALLPEMVWADGSQVKGLHHAAKAKRIIYLFQAGGPAQQDLFDYKPKLREMHGQQLPESVRKGQRLTAMSANQSSIPLAGSPFEFAQHGQSGAWMSELFPHLKDVADELCFVKSMFTEAINHDPAITFMQTGSQIAGRPSFGAWLSYGLGSMNEDLPAFVVLASVGKGDQPLYARLWGSGFLDSRYQGVRFRSGGDPVLYLSNPDGICESGRRAMLDRLGELNRLQFEKELDPEIESRIAQYELAYRMQTSVPEVTDLSKEPAEVFELYGPDSKKPGTFAANCLLARRLAQKGVRFIQLYHQGWDQHGGLKAGITQQCKDTDQPTAALVKDLKRLGMLDETLIVWGGEFGRTSYSQGPLDPNTFGRDHHPRCFTVFMAGGGVKSGTTYGQTDDFGYNIVAADGSPMEPTMDEFTDGAVHVHDLNATLLWLLGVDHKKLGYRYQGRDMRLTDVHGHVVKDLMA